The following coding sequences are from one Rutidosis leptorrhynchoides isolate AG116_Rl617_1_P2 chromosome 11, CSIRO_AGI_Rlap_v1, whole genome shotgun sequence window:
- the LOC139876344 gene encoding probable auxin efflux carrier component 1b, whose protein sequence is MITGTDLYHVLTAVVPLYVAMILAYGSVKWWKIFTPDQCSGINRFVALFAVPLLSFHFISTNNPYTMNTRFLAADTLQKLIVLIVLAFWSRLSARGSLEWSITLFSLSTLPNTLVMGIPLLKGMYGDFSGSLMVQIVVLQCIIWYTLMLFLFEYRGARLLIAEQFPDTAGSIISFRVDSDILSLDGKEPLQTEAEIGDDGKLHVTVRKSTSSRSEIFSRQSRGGMNSGVSLTPRLSNLTNAEIYSLQSSRNPTPRGSSFNHTDFYSMVNGKNGVSPRGSNFGGYDEESGKVNGTGSAGYPAPANLPAGKKKGGDGGKDLHMFVWSSSASPVSEGGIHVFRGAEYGNDLGGVPHNKDYDGFGRNEFSFGNQPGPNGVNHEASAVSKLDSSSTAELHPKGSPHGETKAASMPPASVMTRLILIMVWRKLIRNPNTYSSLIGLTWSLVSFKWNVVMPAIVAKSIAILSDAGLGMAMFSLGLFMALQPKIIACGNSVAVFAMAVRFIVGPAVMTAASMAFRLEGTLLHVAIVQAALPQGIVPFVFAKEYNVHPEILSTGVIFGMLIALPITLVYYIVLGL, encoded by the exons ATGATTACTGGTACTGATCTTTACCATGTTCTTACTGCAGTTGTTCCACTCTATGTTGCTATGATTTTAGCTTATGGTTCAGTAAAATGGTGGAAAATTTTCACCCCAGATCAATGTTCGGGAATCAACAGATTTGTAGCTCTTTTTGCTGTTCCATTACTCTCATTTCACTTCATTTCAACCAACAATCCTTACACTATGAACACAAGATTCTTAGCTGCTGACACACTTCAAAAACTCATAGTACTAAtagttttagctttttggtcaagaTTAAGTGCTAGAGGTTCTTTAGAATGGTCAATTACTCTATTTTCTTTATCAACGTTACCAAACACACTTGTTATGGGAATCCCACTTTTAAAAGGAATGTATGGTGATTTTTCAGGCAGTTTAATGGTCCAAATTGTTGTGTTACAGTGCATTATTTGGTACACTTTAATGCTGTTTTTGTTTGAGTATAGAGGTGCTAGACTACTAATTGCTGAACAGTTTCCAGACACTGCTGGATCAATAATCTCATTCAGAGTTGATTCAGACATTTTATCACTTGATGGTAAAGAGCCTTTACAAACAGAAGCTGAAATTGGTGATGATGGTAAGTTACATGTGACTGTACGGAAGTCCACCAGTTCAAGATCGGAAATTTTTTCCCGGCAGTCACGCGGCGGCATGAACTCCGGCGTGTCATTAACTCCCAGACTATCAAACTTAACAAATGCTGAAATTTACTCATTGCAGTCATCAAGAAACCCTACACCAAGAGGGTCTAGTTTTAACCATACTGATTTTTACTCAATGGTAAATGGTAAAAATGGGGTTAGTCCTAGAGGGTCAAATTTTGGTGGGTATGATGAAGAAAGTGGTAAAGTTAATGGGACAGGGAGTGCAGGGTATCCTGCTCCGGCGAACTTACCTGCCGGAAAAAAGAAAGGCGGTGACGGTGGGAAAGATTTGCATATGTTTGTATGGAGTTCAAGTGCTTCACCAGTTTCTGAAGGTGGGATTCATGTGTTTAGAGGTGCTGAGTATGGGAATGATCTTGGAGGTGTACCCCACAATAAAG ATTATGATGGTTTTGGACGAAATGAGTTCAGTTTCGGCAACCAACCAGGCCCGAATGGAGTAAACCATGAAGCATCAGCTGTATCTAAACTTGACTCTAGCTCAACCGCCGAGCTCCATCCAAAGGGTAGCCCTCATGGTGAAACGAAGGCCGCTTCAATGCCACCTGCTAGTGTCATGACTCGACTCATTTTGATCATGGTCTGGCGTAAACTTATCCGAAATCCTAACACGTATTCAAGTCTCATTGGCCTCACTTGGTCCTTAGTCTCATTCAA GTGGAATGTTGTAATGCCGGCAATCGTTGCAAAATCCATAGCGATTTTATCTGATGCTGGTCTCGGCATGGCGATGTTTAGTCTTG GTTTGTTCATGGCATTGCAACCCAAAATTATAGCTTGTGGGAACTCGGTTGCAGTCTTCGCGATGGCGGTCCGTTTCATAGTTGGACCGGCTGTCATGACAGCTGCCTCGATGGCCTTTAGACTAGAAGGAACACTGCTACATGTTGCTATTGTTCAG GCTGCTCTACCTCAAGGAATTGTCCCTTTTGTGTTTGCTAAAGAGTACAATGTTCATCCTGAGATACTTAGCACAGG AGTTATATTTGGAATGTTGATTGCACTGCCAATCACTCTGGTGTACTACATTGTTTTGGGGCTTTGA